One segment of Stegostoma tigrinum isolate sSteTig4 chromosome 24, sSteTig4.hap1, whole genome shotgun sequence DNA contains the following:
- the LOC125465053 gene encoding zinc finger and BTB domain-containing protein 8B-like has product MEITSYYTKLLGELNEQRKQDFFCDCSIIVEGRIFKAHRNILFANSGYFRALLIHYIHDSGRPSTASLDIVTSEAFSIILDFLYSGKLNLCSKNVIEVMSAASYLQMTDVVSFCKLYIRSSLDICVKDEKDDNCNHVENGNNIAAFGDAVSFCRNQCPNPVSSVQQQESSPDNNQSITWNECNSYHPIDLVQKDQDNLSPEKLHPPSLPKLPEPKVEFDEDEVESVDRFRQFTPSATDQAEERLQTAPAMEIAYENYQMKQFLEVLLRTGNVQRKEDLIQHFSRGGRPEDGGGSFSNMMDVQSDWYGEDAGNGIIVPKKIYKCPFCTYTAKQKGILKRHMRSHTGERPYPCETCGKRFTRLEHLRSHALSVHRSNRPIVCKGCRRTFTSNLQHGARRFGLCDSCTCVMTTNEETSPVNLSQTEQVLENQEKEDKDASWPVYIESSEENESAGDNVDDKQQIQRNLTDGEGFI; this is encoded by the exons ATGGAGATCACATCATATTACACTAAACTTCTGGGAGAACTAAATGAACAGCGGAAGCAGGACTTCTTCTGTGACTGCAGCATTATTGTGGAGGGGAGAATTTTCAAAGCTCACCGGAATATTCTGTTTGCTAACAGTGGGTACTTCAGAGCCTTGCTGATTCACTATATCCACGATAGTGGACGTCCTAGCACTGCCTCCCTGGATATTGTCACATCTGAGGCCTTTTCCATAATACTGGATTTTCTCTATTCTGGAAAGCTGAACCTTTGCAGTAAGAATGTCATTGAAGTGATGTCAGCTGCTAGTTACCTGCAGATGACTGATGTAGTCAGCTTTTGCAAACTGTACATCAGATCTTCTCTTGACATCTGTGTGAAAGATGAGAAAGATGATAACTGTAATCatgtggaaaatgggaataaTATAGCAGCCTttggagatgctgtgtctttttGTAGAAATCAATGTCCAAACCCTGTTTCGTCAGTTCAACAGCAGGAATCAAGCCCTGACAATAATCAAAGCATAACTTGGAATGAGTGCAATTCTTATCATCCCATAGATCTTGTACAGAAAGATCAGGACAACCTATCTCCAGAGAAACTTCACCCTCCATCATTACCTAAACTTCCAGAGCCTAAAGTTGAGTTTGACGAGGACGAAGTAGAATCAGTTGACCGGTTCCGGCAGtttacaccatctgccacagatcAGGCTGAGGAAAGGCTGCAGACTGCCCCAGCTATGGAAATAGCTTATGAAAATTATCAGATGAAACAATTCTTAGAGGTTTTATTGAGGACAGGGAACGTCCAGCGGAAGGAAGATCTCATACAGCATTTTTCCAGAGGGGGGCGACCAGAGGATGGAGGGGGCTCATTTTCCAATATGATGGATGTGCAGAGTGATTGGTATGGGGAGGATGCAG GGAACGGAATAATTGTGCCAAAAAAGATCTATAAGTGCCCGTTCTGCACTTACACGGCTAAACAGAAAGGAATCCTAAAACGACACATGCGCTCACACACTGGAGAGCGCCCGTATCCATGTGAGACCTGTGGaaaaaggttcaccagactcGAGCATCTCCGAAGCCATGCTTTAAGT GTACATCGTTCGAACAGACCAATTGTCTGCAAAGGATGCAGGAGAACATTTACTAGCAACCTACAGCATGGTGCAAGGCGGTTTGGCCTCTGTGACAGCTGTACGTGTGTGATGACCACCAATGAGGAGACATCACCAGTCAATCTGAGCCAGACTGAGCAAGTTTTGGAGAACCAGGAGAAGGAAGACAAAGATGCCAGCTGGCCTGTGTACATAGAATCCAGTGAAGAGAATGAATCTGCTGGAGACAATGTGGATGACAAGCAACAGATTCAGAGAAACTTGACAGATGGTGAAGGATTTATTTAG